In Siniperca chuatsi isolate FFG_IHB_CAS linkage group LG16, ASM2008510v1, whole genome shotgun sequence, the following proteins share a genomic window:
- the epb41l2 gene encoding band 4.1-like protein 2 isoform X4 has translation MTTEAGSETEVKEKAEESAAQPDQLEKTTEKTQEVANAEGEEKEKEKEKEGKEGKGISRYLPTWLKKQKSQSQTSPTKEAPPTEEAVSKVTQEEEGPAPEVNGHAEEVEEEEAVKSEQVKEKEAEYHSNASADTEPAKEEKVEESAEKSPEVAKVTTEGEGAEEQKKEQEGEVEREEEGGGGEGQTSIFQSPLRLVRKTKMKLVVCHVTLLDGSDFTCEVEKRAKGQYLFFKVCEHLNLLEKDYFGLTYTDSHEQKCWLDPTKEIKRQMRSNNWQFAFNVKFYPPDPSLLTEDITRYLLCLQLREDVASGRLPCSFVTHALLGSYTLQAEFGDYEPDQPRPLDYISQRTFAPNQNKEMEEKILELHKSHRGMTPAQADAQFLENAKKLSMYGVDLHHAKDSEGVDIMLGVCANGLLVYKDRLRINRFAWPKILKISYKRNNFYIKIRPGETEQFESTVGFKLQNHRSAKRLWKVCVENHSFFRLNAPEPPTKPRFLTLGSKFRYSGRTQAQTRVASSLIDRPAPNFERTSSKRISRSLDGAPVISITEAGRDAAENGRELHSDSKSPMRVYGDNIYVRHSNLMLEDHDKTQEEVLKHQASISQLKRSFMEAPPPSPPQPNQWEKRLTSSPATTIRVQQQQVSLEEEIASVLFSRHSGTGFGLAAASACSVPEPTLDAVITTFSSTSTTSTAVCGPAAPHGLLISPTATLSVTEESVPQMEADAADTAISDTKEPAKTTEVEIEETVVVQEVSKAPKPGLVTVTISPPADSPAEQETREQEVKVEEEVVEEAKVAKQESISSESESEEEAEYHPNVSVSISHTQIPEEKEEEEEQEKKQEDKTAEQDVSAPDALSLPAEVSQPVEATSREGEESRQEDAEAEKKYAEEEKEGERETEESADDPMGTPDEAPNGLPLPEESVTGMVAPAEEEEKPKLNGEASLVEAEPRPQVICCSEPPVVKTEMVTISDTFAAQKTEIATKEVPIVHTETKTITYEAAQLDGNGDGEPGVLMTAQTITSESLCTTTTTHITKTLKGGLSETRIEKRIVITGDCDIDHDEALAQAIKEAKEQHPDMSVTRVVVHKETELAEEED, from the exons ATGACAACGGAAGCAGGctctgagacagaggtgaaggAGAAAGCAGAGGAGTCAGCCGCTCAGCCGGACCAATTGGAGAAGACTACGGAAAAAACTCAGGAAGTAGCAAACgctgagggagaggagaaggaaaaggagaaggagaaagaggggaaagagggaaaaggaaTATCTCGATACCTGCCAACATGGCTTAAGAAGCAGAAGTCTCAGAGCCAG ACCTCCCCGACCAAGGAGGCCCCGCCCACAGAGGAAGCTGTTAGCAAGGTgacacaggaggaggaagggcCTGCCCCAGAAGTGAACGGTCACGCAGAGgaagtggaagaggaggaggcagtgaAGTCGGAGCAAGTGAAGGAAAAAGAAGCAGAATATCATTCCAACGCCAGTGCAGACACAGAG CCCGCCAaggaggagaaggtggaggagagCGCTGAGAAAAGTCCTGAGGTGGCCAAGGTGACAACAGAGGGAGaaggagcagaggagcagaagaaggagCAGGAAGGAGAGGTAGAACgtgaagaggagggaggaggaggagaaggccAGACCTCCATTTTCCAGTCTCCTCTTCGCCTGGTGAGGAAGACCAAGATGAAGCTGGTGGTGTGTCACGTGACCCTCCTGGATGGGTCCGACTTCACCTGTGAGGTGGAG AAACGTGCTAAGGGCCAGTACTTATTCTTTAAGGTGTGTGAGCACCTTAATCTACTGGAAAAAGACTACTTTGGTCTGACATACACGGACAGCCATGAACAGAAG TGTTGGTTGGATCCCACTAAGGAAATCAAGAGACAGATGCGca GTAACAACTGGCAGTTTGCATTCAATGTCAAGTTCTACCCTCCCGACCCCTCACTGCTCACTGAAGACATTACCAG GTACCTGTTGTGTCTGCAGCTCCGTGAAGATGTGGCTTCGGGTCGACTGCCTTGCTCGTTTGTCACCCACGCTCTGCTGGGGTCATACACATTGCAG GCAGAATTTGGTGACTATGAACCTGACCAGCCTCGCCCTCTCGACTACATCAGTCAGCGGACCTTTGCGCCCAATCAGAacaaagagatggaggagaagatTCTTGAACTCCACAAGTCTCACAG gGGAATGACACCAGCACAGGCTGACGCCCAGTTTCTAGAAAATGCCAAGAAACTGTCCATGTATGGGGTGGACCTGCACCATGCTAAG GATTCTGAGGGTGTGGACATCATGCTAGGTGTGTGCGCCAACGGACTCCTGGTTTACAAAGACAGACTTCGGATAAATCGTTTTGCTTGGCCCAAAATACTCAAGATTTCATACAAGAGGAACAACTTCTACATAAAGATCAGACCTGGAGAG ACGGAGCAGTTTGAGAGCACGGTGGGATTCAAACTCCAGAATCATCGATCTGCCAAAAGGCTGTGGAAAGTCTGTGTGGAGAATCACAGTTTCTTCAG GTTAAATGCACCAGAACCTCCTACCAAGCCCCGCTTCTTGACTCTGGGCTCCAAGTTCCGTTACAGCGGGCGGACCCAGGCCCAGACCCGCGTGGCCAGCTCCCTCATAGACCGACCTGCACCAAACTTTGAACGCACCTCATCCAAACGCATCAGCCGCAGTCTGGAtggag CACCAGTGATCAGCATAACTGAAGCCGGCCGGGACGCAGCTGAGAACGGGCGTGAGCTCCACTCTGACtctaag AGTCCAATGAGAGTGTATGGGGACAATATTTATGTGAGGCACAGTAATTTAATGTTGGAG GACCATGATAAGACCCAAGAAGAGGTTCTGAAACACCAAGCTAGCATTAGCCAGCTAAAACGCTCCTTTATGGAGGCGccacctccctctcctcctcaacCCAACCAGTGGGAGAAACGTCTCACCTCCTCTCCCGCTACAACAATACGTGTTCAACAGCAACAAGTG AGCCTTGAAGAGGAGATAGCTTCTGTACTTTTCAGTCGACACTCTGGCACTGGCTTTGGTTTGGCTGCTGCGTCTGCCTGCAGTGTTCCTGAACCAACACTAGATGCTGTTATAACCACATTCTCATCTACTTCTACTACTTCCACTGCTGTCTGCGGTCCTGCTGCACCGCATGGGCTTCTTATTTCCCCAACTGCTACACTCTCTGTCACTGAg GAGAGTGTGCCCCAAATGGAAGCAGATGCTGCTGATACCGCGATCTCTGATACCAAAGAACCTGCAAAG aCAACCGAAGTTGAAATTGAAGAAACTGTTGTCGTCCAAGAGGTTTCCAAAGCACCCAAACCTGGACTTGTCACAGTTACAATCAGCCCCCCTGCTGACTCACCTGCAGAGCAGGAAACGAGAGAGCAGGAAGTGAAAGTCGAAGAGGAAGTAGTGGAGGAAGCAAAAGTGGCGAAGCAGGAGAGCATTTCATCTGAGAGCGAGAGTGAAGAAGAAGCGGAGTACCATCCAAATGTCTCCGTATCCatctcacatacacaaataccggaggagaaggaagaggaggaagagcaggagaaGAAACAGGAGGATAAGACGGCCGAGCAGGACGTGTCGGCTCCAGATGCTCTTTCCCTTCCAGCTGAAGTCAGCCAACCTGTAGAGGCAACCAGTCGAGAGGGAGAGGAGTCCAGGCAAGAGGATgcagaggcagagaagaagtatgcagaagaggagaaagaaggtgagagggagacagaggaaagTGCCGATGATCCAATGGGGACACCCGATGAAGCTCCTAATGGTCTCCCCTTGCCTGAGGAGAGCGTGACCGGGATGGTCGCccctgcagaggaagaggaaaagccCAAATTGAACGGAGAAGCCTCTCTGGTTGAAGCAGAACCACGGCCACAGGTTATTTGTTGCTCTGAG CCACCTGTGGTAAAGACAGAAATGGTGACTATATCAGACACGTTTGCAGCCCAGAAAACTGAGATAGCTACAAAAGAAGTGCCCATCGTACATACGGAAACCAAGACCATCACATACGAAGCCGCACAG TTGGATGGTAATGGTGACGGCGAGCCTGGAGTGTTGATGACTGCTCAGACAATCACCTCTGAATCTCTGTGTACTACTACAACCACACACATCACCAAG ACATTAAAGGGCGGCCTATCAGAGACAAGGATTGAGAAGCGCATCGTCATTACTGGCGACTGTGACATCGACCACGACGAG GCACTGGCCCAGGCCATTAAGGAGGCCAAAGAGCAACATCCTGACATGTCTGTTACCAGAGTGGTGGTTCATAAAGAAACTGAACTGGCTGAGGAGGAGGATTGA
- the epb41l2 gene encoding band 4.1-like protein 2 isoform X10: MTTEAGSETEVKEKAEESAAQPDQLEKTTEKTQEVANAEGEEKEKEKEKEGKEGKGISRYLPTWLKKQKSQSQTSPTKEAPPTEEAVSKVTQEEEGPAPEVNGHAEEVEEEEAVKSEQVKEKEAEYHSNASADTEPAKEEKVEESAEKSPEVAKVTTEGEGAEEQKKEQEGEVEREEEGGGGEGQTSIFQSPLRLVRKTKMKLVVCHVTLLDGSDFTCEVEKRAKGQYLFFKVCEHLNLLEKDYFGLTYTDSHEQKCWLDPTKEIKRQMRSNNWQFAFNVKFYPPDPSLLTEDITRYLLCLQLREDVASGRLPCSFVTHALLGSYTLQAEFGDYEPDQPRPLDYISQRTFAPNQNKEMEEKILELHKSHRGMTPAQADAQFLENAKKLSMYGVDLHHAKDSEGVDIMLGVCANGLLVYKDRLRINRFAWPKILKISYKRNNFYIKIRPGETEQFESTVGFKLQNHRSAKRLWKVCVENHSFFRLNAPEPPTKPRFLTLGSKFRYSGRTQAQTRVASSLIDRPAPNFERTSSKRISRSLDGAPVISITEAGRDAAENGRELHSDSKDHDKTQEEVLKHQASISQLKRSFMEAPPPSPPQPNQWEKRLTSSPATTIRVQQQQVESVPQMEADAADTAISDTKEPAKTTEVEIEETVVVQEVSKAPKPGLVTVTISPPADSPAEQETREQEVKVEEEVVEEAKVAKQESISSESESEEEAEYHPNVSVSISHTQIPEEKEEEEEQEKKQEDKTAEQDVSAPDALSLPAEVSQPVEATSREGEESRQEDAEAEKKYAEEEKEGERETEESADDPMGTPDEAPNGLPLPEESVTGMVAPAEEEEKPKLNGEASLVEAEPRPQVICCSEPPVVKTEMVTISDTFAAQKTEIATKEVPIVHTETKTITYEAAQLDGNGDGEPGVLMTAQTITSESLCTTTTTHITKTLKGGLSETRIEKRIVITGDCDIDHDEALAQAIKEAKEQHPDMSVTRVVVHKETELAEEED; this comes from the exons ATGACAACGGAAGCAGGctctgagacagaggtgaaggAGAAAGCAGAGGAGTCAGCCGCTCAGCCGGACCAATTGGAGAAGACTACGGAAAAAACTCAGGAAGTAGCAAACgctgagggagaggagaaggaaaaggagaaggagaaagaggggaaagagggaaaaggaaTATCTCGATACCTGCCAACATGGCTTAAGAAGCAGAAGTCTCAGAGCCAG ACCTCCCCGACCAAGGAGGCCCCGCCCACAGAGGAAGCTGTTAGCAAGGTgacacaggaggaggaagggcCTGCCCCAGAAGTGAACGGTCACGCAGAGgaagtggaagaggaggaggcagtgaAGTCGGAGCAAGTGAAGGAAAAAGAAGCAGAATATCATTCCAACGCCAGTGCAGACACAGAG CCCGCCAaggaggagaaggtggaggagagCGCTGAGAAAAGTCCTGAGGTGGCCAAGGTGACAACAGAGGGAGaaggagcagaggagcagaagaaggagCAGGAAGGAGAGGTAGAACgtgaagaggagggaggaggaggagaaggccAGACCTCCATTTTCCAGTCTCCTCTTCGCCTGGTGAGGAAGACCAAGATGAAGCTGGTGGTGTGTCACGTGACCCTCCTGGATGGGTCCGACTTCACCTGTGAGGTGGAG AAACGTGCTAAGGGCCAGTACTTATTCTTTAAGGTGTGTGAGCACCTTAATCTACTGGAAAAAGACTACTTTGGTCTGACATACACGGACAGCCATGAACAGAAG TGTTGGTTGGATCCCACTAAGGAAATCAAGAGACAGATGCGca GTAACAACTGGCAGTTTGCATTCAATGTCAAGTTCTACCCTCCCGACCCCTCACTGCTCACTGAAGACATTACCAG GTACCTGTTGTGTCTGCAGCTCCGTGAAGATGTGGCTTCGGGTCGACTGCCTTGCTCGTTTGTCACCCACGCTCTGCTGGGGTCATACACATTGCAG GCAGAATTTGGTGACTATGAACCTGACCAGCCTCGCCCTCTCGACTACATCAGTCAGCGGACCTTTGCGCCCAATCAGAacaaagagatggaggagaagatTCTTGAACTCCACAAGTCTCACAG gGGAATGACACCAGCACAGGCTGACGCCCAGTTTCTAGAAAATGCCAAGAAACTGTCCATGTATGGGGTGGACCTGCACCATGCTAAG GATTCTGAGGGTGTGGACATCATGCTAGGTGTGTGCGCCAACGGACTCCTGGTTTACAAAGACAGACTTCGGATAAATCGTTTTGCTTGGCCCAAAATACTCAAGATTTCATACAAGAGGAACAACTTCTACATAAAGATCAGACCTGGAGAG ACGGAGCAGTTTGAGAGCACGGTGGGATTCAAACTCCAGAATCATCGATCTGCCAAAAGGCTGTGGAAAGTCTGTGTGGAGAATCACAGTTTCTTCAG GTTAAATGCACCAGAACCTCCTACCAAGCCCCGCTTCTTGACTCTGGGCTCCAAGTTCCGTTACAGCGGGCGGACCCAGGCCCAGACCCGCGTGGCCAGCTCCCTCATAGACCGACCTGCACCAAACTTTGAACGCACCTCATCCAAACGCATCAGCCGCAGTCTGGAtggag CACCAGTGATCAGCATAACTGAAGCCGGCCGGGACGCAGCTGAGAACGGGCGTGAGCTCCACTCTGACtctaag GACCATGATAAGACCCAAGAAGAGGTTCTGAAACACCAAGCTAGCATTAGCCAGCTAAAACGCTCCTTTATGGAGGCGccacctccctctcctcctcaacCCAACCAGTGGGAGAAACGTCTCACCTCCTCTCCCGCTACAACAATACGTGTTCAACAGCAACAAGTG GAGAGTGTGCCCCAAATGGAAGCAGATGCTGCTGATACCGCGATCTCTGATACCAAAGAACCTGCAAAG aCAACCGAAGTTGAAATTGAAGAAACTGTTGTCGTCCAAGAGGTTTCCAAAGCACCCAAACCTGGACTTGTCACAGTTACAATCAGCCCCCCTGCTGACTCACCTGCAGAGCAGGAAACGAGAGAGCAGGAAGTGAAAGTCGAAGAGGAAGTAGTGGAGGAAGCAAAAGTGGCGAAGCAGGAGAGCATTTCATCTGAGAGCGAGAGTGAAGAAGAAGCGGAGTACCATCCAAATGTCTCCGTATCCatctcacatacacaaataccggaggagaaggaagaggaggaagagcaggagaaGAAACAGGAGGATAAGACGGCCGAGCAGGACGTGTCGGCTCCAGATGCTCTTTCCCTTCCAGCTGAAGTCAGCCAACCTGTAGAGGCAACCAGTCGAGAGGGAGAGGAGTCCAGGCAAGAGGATgcagaggcagagaagaagtatgcagaagaggagaaagaaggtgagagggagacagaggaaagTGCCGATGATCCAATGGGGACACCCGATGAAGCTCCTAATGGTCTCCCCTTGCCTGAGGAGAGCGTGACCGGGATGGTCGCccctgcagaggaagaggaaaagccCAAATTGAACGGAGAAGCCTCTCTGGTTGAAGCAGAACCACGGCCACAGGTTATTTGTTGCTCTGAG CCACCTGTGGTAAAGACAGAAATGGTGACTATATCAGACACGTTTGCAGCCCAGAAAACTGAGATAGCTACAAAAGAAGTGCCCATCGTACATACGGAAACCAAGACCATCACATACGAAGCCGCACAG TTGGATGGTAATGGTGACGGCGAGCCTGGAGTGTTGATGACTGCTCAGACAATCACCTCTGAATCTCTGTGTACTACTACAACCACACACATCACCAAG ACATTAAAGGGCGGCCTATCAGAGACAAGGATTGAGAAGCGCATCGTCATTACTGGCGACTGTGACATCGACCACGACGAG GCACTGGCCCAGGCCATTAAGGAGGCCAAAGAGCAACATCCTGACATGTCTGTTACCAGAGTGGTGGTTCATAAAGAAACTGAACTGGCTGAGGAGGAGGATTGA
- the epb41l2 gene encoding band 4.1-like protein 2 isoform X15, with the protein MTTEAGSETEVKEKAEESAAQPDQLEKTTEKTQEVANAEGEEKEKEKEKEGKEGKGISRYLPTWLKKQKSQSQTSPTKEAPPTEEAVSKVTQEEEGPAPEVNGHAEEVEEEEAVKSEQVKEKEAEYHSNASADTEPAKEEKVEESAEKSPEVAKVTTEGEGAEEQKKEQEGEVEREEEGGGGEGQTSIFQSPLRLVRKTKMKLVVCHVTLLDGSDFTCEVEKRAKGQYLFFKVCEHLNLLEKDYFGLTYTDSHEQKCWLDPTKEIKRQMRSNNWQFAFNVKFYPPDPSLLTEDITRYLLCLQLREDVASGRLPCSFVTHALLGSYTLQAEFGDYEPDQPRPLDYISQRTFAPNQNKEMEEKILELHKSHRGMTPAQADAQFLENAKKLSMYGVDLHHAKDSEGVDIMLGVCANGLLVYKDRLRINRFAWPKILKISYKRNNFYIKIRPGETEQFESTVGFKLQNHRSAKRLWKVCVENHSFFRLNAPEPPTKPRFLTLGSKFRYSGRTQAQTRVASSLIDRPAPNFERTSSKRISRSLDGAPVISITEAGRDAAENGRELHSDSKVKEVDLSPGNVEATPTQSLGASELAPSQSPMRVYGDNIYVRHSNLMLEDHDKTQEEVLKHQASISQLKRSFMEAPPPSPPQPNQWEKRLTSSPATTIRVQQQQVESVPQMEADAADTAISDTKEPAKPPVVKTEMVTISDTFAAQKTEIATKEVPIVHTETKTITYEAAQLDGNGDGEPGVLMTAQTITSESLCTTTTTHITKTLKGGLSETRIEKRIVITGDCDIDHDEALAQAIKEAKEQHPDMSVTRVVVHKETELAEEED; encoded by the exons ATGACAACGGAAGCAGGctctgagacagaggtgaaggAGAAAGCAGAGGAGTCAGCCGCTCAGCCGGACCAATTGGAGAAGACTACGGAAAAAACTCAGGAAGTAGCAAACgctgagggagaggagaaggaaaaggagaaggagaaagaggggaaagagggaaaaggaaTATCTCGATACCTGCCAACATGGCTTAAGAAGCAGAAGTCTCAGAGCCAG ACCTCCCCGACCAAGGAGGCCCCGCCCACAGAGGAAGCTGTTAGCAAGGTgacacaggaggaggaagggcCTGCCCCAGAAGTGAACGGTCACGCAGAGgaagtggaagaggaggaggcagtgaAGTCGGAGCAAGTGAAGGAAAAAGAAGCAGAATATCATTCCAACGCCAGTGCAGACACAGAG CCCGCCAaggaggagaaggtggaggagagCGCTGAGAAAAGTCCTGAGGTGGCCAAGGTGACAACAGAGGGAGaaggagcagaggagcagaagaaggagCAGGAAGGAGAGGTAGAACgtgaagaggagggaggaggaggagaaggccAGACCTCCATTTTCCAGTCTCCTCTTCGCCTGGTGAGGAAGACCAAGATGAAGCTGGTGGTGTGTCACGTGACCCTCCTGGATGGGTCCGACTTCACCTGTGAGGTGGAG AAACGTGCTAAGGGCCAGTACTTATTCTTTAAGGTGTGTGAGCACCTTAATCTACTGGAAAAAGACTACTTTGGTCTGACATACACGGACAGCCATGAACAGAAG TGTTGGTTGGATCCCACTAAGGAAATCAAGAGACAGATGCGca GTAACAACTGGCAGTTTGCATTCAATGTCAAGTTCTACCCTCCCGACCCCTCACTGCTCACTGAAGACATTACCAG GTACCTGTTGTGTCTGCAGCTCCGTGAAGATGTGGCTTCGGGTCGACTGCCTTGCTCGTTTGTCACCCACGCTCTGCTGGGGTCATACACATTGCAG GCAGAATTTGGTGACTATGAACCTGACCAGCCTCGCCCTCTCGACTACATCAGTCAGCGGACCTTTGCGCCCAATCAGAacaaagagatggaggagaagatTCTTGAACTCCACAAGTCTCACAG gGGAATGACACCAGCACAGGCTGACGCCCAGTTTCTAGAAAATGCCAAGAAACTGTCCATGTATGGGGTGGACCTGCACCATGCTAAG GATTCTGAGGGTGTGGACATCATGCTAGGTGTGTGCGCCAACGGACTCCTGGTTTACAAAGACAGACTTCGGATAAATCGTTTTGCTTGGCCCAAAATACTCAAGATTTCATACAAGAGGAACAACTTCTACATAAAGATCAGACCTGGAGAG ACGGAGCAGTTTGAGAGCACGGTGGGATTCAAACTCCAGAATCATCGATCTGCCAAAAGGCTGTGGAAAGTCTGTGTGGAGAATCACAGTTTCTTCAG GTTAAATGCACCAGAACCTCCTACCAAGCCCCGCTTCTTGACTCTGGGCTCCAAGTTCCGTTACAGCGGGCGGACCCAGGCCCAGACCCGCGTGGCCAGCTCCCTCATAGACCGACCTGCACCAAACTTTGAACGCACCTCATCCAAACGCATCAGCCGCAGTCTGGAtggag CACCAGTGATCAGCATAACTGAAGCCGGCCGGGACGCAGCTGAGAACGGGCGTGAGCTCCACTCTGACtctaag GTTAAGGAGGTGGACTTAAGCCCTGGTAATGTGGAAGCCACGCCCACCCAG TCACTTGGAGCCAGTGAGCTTGCCCCCTCTCAG AGTCCAATGAGAGTGTATGGGGACAATATTTATGTGAGGCACAGTAATTTAATGTTGGAG GACCATGATAAGACCCAAGAAGAGGTTCTGAAACACCAAGCTAGCATTAGCCAGCTAAAACGCTCCTTTATGGAGGCGccacctccctctcctcctcaacCCAACCAGTGGGAGAAACGTCTCACCTCCTCTCCCGCTACAACAATACGTGTTCAACAGCAACAAGTG GAGAGTGTGCCCCAAATGGAAGCAGATGCTGCTGATACCGCGATCTCTGATACCAAAGAACCTGCAAAG CCACCTGTGGTAAAGACAGAAATGGTGACTATATCAGACACGTTTGCAGCCCAGAAAACTGAGATAGCTACAAAAGAAGTGCCCATCGTACATACGGAAACCAAGACCATCACATACGAAGCCGCACAG TTGGATGGTAATGGTGACGGCGAGCCTGGAGTGTTGATGACTGCTCAGACAATCACCTCTGAATCTCTGTGTACTACTACAACCACACACATCACCAAG ACATTAAAGGGCGGCCTATCAGAGACAAGGATTGAGAAGCGCATCGTCATTACTGGCGACTGTGACATCGACCACGACGAG GCACTGGCCCAGGCCATTAAGGAGGCCAAAGAGCAACATCCTGACATGTCTGTTACCAGAGTGGTGGTTCATAAAGAAACTGAACTGGCTGAGGAGGAGGATTGA